In Humulus lupulus chromosome 6, drHumLupu1.1, whole genome shotgun sequence, a single genomic region encodes these proteins:
- the LOC133785493 gene encoding uncharacterized protein LOC133785493 — MHTDGASNSQGAGIDIVLEAPSGLQVEEAIRLEQHATNNEVEYEALIFGLELARSMGIRRLRVRGDSKLMIEQVAGNFDTKAPHLTNLLEKVYALKSQFQQFELVQIPRELNQRADALAKQASVGECSRHPVISTSHTPEAMTIFSISPEPECWMDLIIRYLTKSELPPNAKDAKLLRLKAQCYSIIHGTLYQRSFNGPYLRCLCPSEAKKLLEESHEGACGNHTGGWSLAHKELTTGYYWPYMMTEARDYARKCDRCKRFAPTIHQPAQILHSTISPWPFAKWGMEVVGEFPRATGGKQYALLATDYFTKWVVLEAYVTVSKTNTMSFIWKHIICQFGIPWEIVVDSGTPFQNAKLQELCDTYKIKLSFASITYPQGNTQAEVSNKLIFANIKKNLEDKKGTWVDELPKVLWAYRMTKRTSTGESPYAMVYGTEAIIPTEVGLPTLWMEIASDLTANNVQLTHNLNFLDELRTIAQIRHEKYQKAVERYYNKWVNSRTFNKGDWVLCKSTGNSKKLEPNWDRPFEVTKALGRGSYTLKNIHSGKNAPRTWNSMSLK, encoded by the coding sequence ATGCACACAGATGGAGCCTCTAATTCCCAAGGAGCTGGGATCGACATCGTATTGGAGGCACCCTCTGGATTACAAGTTGAGGAGGCCATACGGTTGGAGCAACACGCCACAAATAATGAAGTCGAATATGAAGCTCTGATCTTTGGTCTAGAATTGGCACGAAGCATGGGCATCAGGCGACTGAGAGTTAGAGGGGATTCGAAGCTAATGATAGAGCAGGTGGCCGGCAACTTCGACACCAAGGCACCCCATCTGACCAACCTGTTGGAAAAAGTATATGCATTAAAGTCACAATTCCAACAATTTGAGCTCGTACAAATACCAAGGGAACTGAATCAGAGGGCCGATGCCCTCGCAAAGCAAGCCTCTGTGGGAGAATGTTCTCGACACCCAGTGATTTCTACAAGTCATACACCAGAAGCTATGACAATTTTTTCCATCTCGCCAGAACCAGAATGTTGGATGGATCTAATTATCCGCTACCTGACTAAGTCTGAACTACCACCCAATGCAAAAGACGCCAAGCTTCTACGCCTTAAAGCCCAATGCTACTCCATTATCCATGGAACGTTGTACCAAAGATCCTTTAACGGCCCCTATCTTCGATGCTTATGTCCCTCAGAAGCTAAAAAATTATTAGAGGAGAGCCACGAAGGAGCATGTGGGAACCACACAGGGGGATGGAGCTTGGCACACAAAGAACTCACAACAGGATATTACtggccatacatgatgacagaagcaCGTGACTATGCAAGGAAATGTGACAGATGCAAGCGATTTGCACCTACCATCCATCAACCCGCTCAAATCCTACATTCCACTATCTCCCCTTGGCCCTTTGCAAAGTGGGGGATGGAGGTGGTTGGAGAATTTCCCAGAGCCACTGGAGGAAAACAGTACGCCTTGTTAGCtactgattacttcactaaatgggtcgtATTAGAGGCCTACGTCACAGTCAGCAAAACGAACACCATGAGCTTCATATGGAAACACATCATCTGTCAATTTGGGATCCCATGGGAAATAGTCGTAGATAGCGGAACCCCATTCCAAAATGCCAAATTACAAGAACTGTGCGACACCTACAAAATAAAGTTAAGTTTTGCTTCTATCACCTATCCCCAAGGCAACACCCAAGCAGAGGTTTCTAACAAACTCATTTTTGCCAACATCAAGaaaaacttggaagataaaaaaggCACATGGGTAGACGAGTTACCAAAGGTACTATGGGCATACAGAATGACGAAAAGAACCTCTACAGGTGAGTCGCCTTACGCCATGGTGTATGGAACAGAAGCAATCATCCCTACAGAGGTGGGCCTGCCTACACTTTGGATGGAAATCGCGTCTGATCTGACTGCGAACAACGTACAGCTAACACACAACCTCAACTTCTTGGATGAGTTACGCACAATAGCACAGATAAGACACGAGAAATATCAAAAGGCAGTAGAACGTTATTACAATAAGTGGGTCAACTCACGAACGTTTAATAAAGGAGATTGGGTCCTGTGTAAATCCACTGGCAATTCAAAGAAGCTGGAGCCAAATTGGGACAGACCCTTCGAAGTAACAAAAGCACTAGGGCGAGGGtcttacactctcaaaaatataCACAGTGGCAAAAATGCACCacgtacttggaattcaatgtccctgaaataa